One Candidatus Nitrososphaera evergladensis SR1 genomic window, CATCTCGCCGACTGCTGCAAGTGCCTGGTACATCGTCTCTATCAGTATCGTGTCGATGACAATCCTGCCGCCTTTTTTCAGCCTGTCCATGGCCAGCTGTATCACCTGCCTTGTGTCGCCCCACGTGCCTCCCACTATGACGGCGTCGACCTGCGGGAGCGCCGGGAGCACGTCCTGCGCCTTTCCAAGGATTACCTGCGCTTCAGTTCCAAACTTGGCAAGGTTCTTTTTCGTCAGCTCTATTGCGTTGCTGTCAAAGTCGATTGCATATACTTGCCCTCCTTTTGTCTGCAAGCACAACTCGACAGTGATGCTGCCGCTGCCGCACCCCACGTCAATGGCTGAATAGCCTTCCTTGAGCCGGAGCTTGCTTATTGCAAGGGCGCGCACGTCTTCCTTTGTTATCGGGACATCCTCTGTGCGCTCGAAAAGCTCGTCAGGGATGCCAGGCGTGCGATAAGCCCACAACACGGGCGACGTTACGAAAACCCGCTATTTATTTTAGTATCGAACCTTGGTGCAGCGCGGTGTAGACGATGACCATTGCCAGTATGTTCATGAATATGAAAGGCACGATGCCGTCGTAGCCGGCCTTTTTCTGCACTTCCTTTGGCTGGCCCTTTGCAAACATCCTGCCAATGACTACAGAGATCAGGAAAAACGCGATTGCGATGCCAAGCGCCATCCCGACTGCCGTGCCCTGATCCGTGCCGGGCGCAATCGCAAAACCAGCTATAGTGCCGGCGAT contains:
- the cbiT gene encoding precorrin-6Y C5,15-methyltransferase (decarboxylating) subunit CbiT, which gives rise to MWAYRTPGIPDELFERTEDVPITKEDVRALAISKLRLKEGYSAIDVGCGSGSITVELCLQTKGGQVYAIDFDSNAIELTKKNLAKFGTEAQVILGKAQDVLPALPQVDAVIVGGTWGDTRQVIQLAMDRLKKGGRIVIDTILIETMYQALAAVGEMGLKDVDVTQVTIAKARKVTTGTMMLARNPVMMISATK